A region from the Peromyscus maniculatus bairdii isolate BWxNUB_F1_BW_parent chromosome 5, HU_Pman_BW_mat_3.1, whole genome shotgun sequence genome encodes:
- the LOC143273232 gene encoding uncharacterized protein LOC143273232, translated as MHLEVGRQFAGIPSFQHLGGTQVGRFGGFLWFSFFSSTSPDLPSMNSDLRGTRLWTGTLKAVKPEKLDANALTWTPTSYWNCQLVLISSGQFGAEVSSSTTPHSGAKDTWPSLLCLSNGVNLDAHGFFWLKELYPQTSLLDFGSSGSKVSLPIWPGALA; from the exons ATGCACTTGGAGGTCGGAAGACAATTTGCAGGAATTCCCTCCTTCCAACACCTGGGTGGAACTCAGGTCGGCAGGTTTGGAG GCTTCCTCTGGTTTAGCTTCTTTTCTAGCACTTCTCCAGATCTCCCTAGCATGAACTCTGACCTCAGGGGTACCAGGCTCTGGACAGGCACCTTGAAGGCTGTTAAGCCTGAAAAACTGGATGCCAATGCCCTGACCTGGACCCCCACGAGTTACTGGAACTGCCAGTTGGTGCTAATCTCAAGTGGCCAGTTTGGAGCTGAGGTCTCCAGCAGCACCACCCCCCACTCCGGGGCAAAGGACACAT GGCCTTCATTGTTATGCCTGTCTAATGGTGTCAACTTGGATGCTCACGGCTTCTTCTGGCTAAAGGAGTTATACCCCCAAACTTCACTCCTGGACTTCGGCAGCAGTGGTAGCAAGGTCTCACTCCCCATTTGGCCAGGGGCCTTG GCCTAG
- the Ca7 gene encoding carbonic anhydrase 7, producing the protein MTGHHCWGYGQDDGPSNWHKLYPIAQGDRQSPINIISSQAVYSPSLQPLELFYEACMSLSITNNGHSVQVDFNDSDDKTVVTGGPLEGPYRLKQLHFHWGKKHDVGSEHTVDGKSFPSELHLVHWNAKKYSTFGEAAAAPDGLAVVGVFLETGDEHPSMNRLTDALYMVRFKDTKAQFNYFNPKCLLPTSRHYWTYPGSLTTPPLSESVTWIVLREPIRISERQMEKFRSLLFTSEDDERIHMVNNFRPPQPLKGRVVKASFQA; encoded by the exons ATGACCGGCCACCACTGTTGGGGCTACGGCCAGGACGACG GCCCTTCAAACTGGCACAAGCTGTATCCCATTGCCCAGGGAGATCGCCAGTCACCCATCAACATCATATCCAGCCAGGCTGTATATTCGCCCAGCCTGCAGCCACTGGAGCTTTTCTATGAGGCCTGCATGTCCCTCAGCATCACCAACAATGGCCACTCTGTCCAGGTGGACTTCAATGACAGCGATGACAAAACTG TGGTGACTGGGGGACCCCTGGAAGGGCCCTATCGTCTCAAGCAGCTCCACTTCCACTGGGGCAAGAAGCATGATGTGGGCTCAGAGCACACGGTGGATGGCAAGTCCTTCCCCAGTGAG CTACATCTGGTTCACTGGAATGCCAAGAAGTACAGCACTTTCGGGGAGGCAGCTGCAGCCCCTGATGGCCTGGCTGTAGTTGGTGTCTTCCTGGAG ACAGGAGATGAGCACCCCAGCATGAACCGCCTGACAGATGCACTCTACATGGTTCGGTTTAAG GATACCAAGGCTCAGTTCAACTACTTCAACCCCAAGTGCCTCCTGCCCACCAGCCGGCACTACTGGACCTATCCTGGCTCTCTGACCACACCCCCGCTCAGTGAGAGTGTTACTTGGATTGTGCTCCGGGAGCCCATCAGAATTTCTGAGAGGCAG ATGGAGAAATTTCGGAGCTTGCTTTTCACCTCAGAGGATGATGAGAGGATCCACATGGTGAACAACTTCCGGCCACCACAGCCGCTGAAGGGCCGAGTGGTCAAAGCATCCTTCCAGGCCTGA